The following are encoded in a window of Merismopedia glauca CCAP 1448/3 genomic DNA:
- a CDS encoding peptidylprolyl isomerase, giving the protein MNISRWLILSMAICSLYIVGCEEQQPNSSTTNRTQVETTSTPLSTTTTLNATPSPSGSVKTPTSPSTSPTISPVPNTTGNSKLNQFPNLPRLLGKATVVMKVNGSPITIELDGDKAPISVGNFVDLVKRGFYNGVSFHRVVRQPEPFVVQGGDPNSKNPNYKGQLGTSGFEDPATGKPRYIPLEIQPQGAKSPVYSQILTEAGIAVPPELQHKRGAVAMARSAFPDSASSQFYFALADLSFLDGNYAVFGYVTSGMDVVDKIKQGDRIESAEVTKGLENLKSGQ; this is encoded by the coding sequence ATGAATATATCTCGCTGGCTAATCCTCTCAATGGCAATTTGTAGTTTATACATCGTTGGGTGTGAAGAACAACAGCCAAACAGTTCTACGACAAATAGAACTCAAGTTGAAACTACTTCAACTCCTTTATCAACAACTACAACTCTTAACGCCACTCCTTCTCCTAGTGGTAGTGTGAAAACTCCCACTAGCCCTTCGACTAGTCCAACAATTTCACCAGTTCCCAATACAACAGGTAATTCTAAGTTGAATCAATTTCCAAACTTACCCAGACTTCTGGGCAAAGCTACAGTCGTAATGAAAGTTAACGGCTCACCTATTACTATTGAGTTAGATGGAGATAAAGCTCCAATATCTGTCGGTAACTTTGTAGATCTCGTCAAACGCGGTTTTTATAACGGAGTTTCTTTCCACCGTGTAGTTCGTCAACCAGAACCCTTTGTGGTTCAAGGTGGCGATCCTAATAGTAAAAATCCCAACTATAAAGGACAATTAGGAACTAGTGGTTTTGAAGATCCTGCCACTGGTAAGCCTCGTTACATTCCCTTAGAAATTCAGCCTCAAGGTGCTAAAAGCCCAGTTTATAGCCAAATTTTAACTGAAGCAGGCATTGCTGTACCACCAGAACTGCAACACAAACGAGGTGCTGTAGCTATGGCGCGTTCTGCTTTCCCTGATAGTGCTTCATCTCAGTTCTATTTTGCTCTGGCAGATTTGAGCTTTTTAGATGGTAACTATGCGGTTTTTGGCTATGTTACTAGCGGTATGGATGTGGTTGACAAAATCAAGCAAGGCGATCGCATTGAATCGGCTGAAGTGACTAAGGGATTAGAAAATCTGAAATCTGGTCAATAA
- a CDS encoding S1 family peptidase: MNGSRLTQKLAIAGVLVAGISCLAVALPASAPNAIISPPNSQLKNSLQKIARQITVEIKDSEFLGTGFLIKKQGDLYTVVTNAHVVRAATPPYRIKTVDGQIHTAKLVVNQRFAQLDLALLQFRSPKNSYLVANLGKSPQGQQEVYAAGFVLGSDDLDAENTDFKFTNGKVSLVLNKALEGGYQVGYTNQIEKGMSGGPLFNPQAEVVGVNGKHAYPLWDIPNRYEDGTETCQRLNQTINGFSWAIPIETLVELANPVVDIGKPQKLVKKKATDPQIDRFGC; this comes from the coding sequence ATGAATGGGTCGCGTTTAACCCAAAAACTAGCAATAGCTGGGGTATTGGTTGCTGGAATTAGCTGTTTAGCCGTCGCTTTACCAGCTTCAGCCCCCAATGCTATTATTTCTCCGCCTAATTCTCAACTCAAAAATTCTTTACAGAAAATTGCACGGCAGATTACCGTAGAAATCAAAGATAGCGAGTTTTTGGGCACAGGTTTTTTGATTAAAAAACAAGGAGACTTGTATACTGTTGTCACTAACGCTCATGTAGTGAGAGCCGCTACACCTCCCTACCGCATTAAGACTGTAGATGGACAGATACATACAGCTAAGCTAGTTGTAAATCAAAGGTTTGCACAGCTAGATCTGGCGTTGTTACAATTTCGGAGTCCTAAAAATAGTTATTTAGTCGCTAATTTGGGCAAATCTCCTCAAGGACAACAAGAAGTTTATGCGGCTGGCTTCGTGTTGGGTAGCGATGACTTAGATGCAGAAAATACAGACTTCAAGTTTACCAATGGGAAAGTTTCCTTAGTCTTAAACAAAGCATTAGAAGGGGGTTACCAAGTTGGATACACCAACCAAATTGAAAAAGGTATGAGTGGAGGTCCTTTATTCAATCCCCAAGCCGAAGTAGTTGGAGTCAATGGTAAACACGCTTATCCATTATGGGATATACCCAACCGATATGAAGATGGCACTGAAACTTGTCAGCGTTTGAACCAAACAATTAACGGTTTTAGTTGGGCTATCCCCATTGAAACCCTGGTAGAACTAGCTAACCCAGTAGTAGATATTGGAAAACCGCAAAAATTAGTTAAAAAGAAAGCAACCGACCCTCAAATTGATAGATTCGGTTGCTAA
- a CDS encoding photosystem I assembly protein Ycf4, with product MATLTASANNQILRQEVLGSRRLSNYLMAIVVAIGGIGFLLAGISSYTHMNLLPIGSATDLIFFPQGLAMTFYGVAGVLLCLYLWLTIILDVGGGYNEFNQETGKIKIFRWGFWGKNRQVELVNLIKDVQAVKVEIREGLNPRRRIYLKVKGKGDIPLTRVGQPMALSELENQGAELAKFLSVPLEGL from the coding sequence ATGGCAACACTCACAGCATCTGCAAACAATCAAATTCTCCGTCAAGAAGTTTTAGGTTCCCGTCGATTGAGTAACTACCTGATGGCTATTGTCGTGGCTATTGGTGGAATTGGATTTCTCTTAGCGGGAATTTCTAGCTACACACATATGAATCTTTTACCAATAGGTTCAGCAACAGACTTGATCTTTTTTCCTCAAGGGTTGGCTATGACTTTTTATGGAGTCGCAGGGGTACTGTTGTGCCTCTATTTGTGGTTGACTATCATCTTGGATGTAGGGGGAGGATATAACGAATTTAATCAAGAAACTGGCAAAATCAAGATTTTCCGGTGGGGCTTTTGGGGTAAAAACCGCCAGGTTGAACTTGTTAATTTAATCAAGGACGTACAAGCGGTTAAAGTCGAAATTAGAGAAGGACTCAATCCCCGTCGCCGGATATATTTGAAGGTCAAAGGGAAAGGAGACATTCCTTTAACTAGGGTCGGACAACCTATGGCTTTGTCAGAACTCGAAAATCAAGGTGCTGAACTCGCTAAGTTTCTCAGCGTCCCTCTAGAAGGTTTATAA